The Rosa chinensis cultivar Old Blush chromosome 7, RchiOBHm-V2, whole genome shotgun sequence DNA segment ATGAtaaaattttgatattttgGTATGAAATTGAAAACACCCCGTAATTAGGAAACTAAAATGTAATtaatcatttttctgctttttctAGAGCTAAAGGCATCTCCCTTCTTTTGATAATAGGATACTTGGAATTTAACTGCATAAAAGGCTGGGGTAGCTGTTCAATTTAATCCCTCCTTTCCTAAGAGTCATTTCTTGGCAATGACCAAGGAAAGCAGAGTCTGAAATTGCCAAGAAAATAGTTCTTGGATCCGGTCCCCATCTCTACGCattatgagaaaagaaaaggtgggTTCGTGGAAACCAACATGGGGCCATGAACAAGAACTGGAGAAAAAAGGTCGCTGTCACTGGGTGAAAGAAACGCGTTGATGATGCCTCTGAATAAGAAATCAAACCGTTTACTTGACCTGACCTGAGCTTGCTGTTAGAATTTGTGGTTTCAGAGCCACAAATTCTGACAGTGGTATCAGAGAGAAACTCCTCTGTTCTAATACAAAACACCTCCTCTGTTTTAACTACTCAACCATCTCCTCTTTTTCAAACTATACTCTTTCTACCAGACTCTTGCTCCTAAAACTGAAGTCCTAAACACATTGTCCTAGCCCACTACTTCTAAAGCTTCCGCACCAAATTACAacagtggtatcaaagccacaaaTTCTAACACTTGCTCTTCTTACCGATTGTCCATCTTCATTTCTCAAATCTAAACCACTGCATCCATAGCCCTTTACACCAATGAAGGCATCGTCATCATCCTCATCGCTTCCATCGGGGCCACCATCCTCATGGCCACCGGAGTCCCGTGAATGCACGTACGACGTGTTCTTGAGCTTCAGAGGTGAAGACACACGGAGGACCTTCACGGACCACCTCTACGCGGCACTAGTTCGTGCCGGAGTCAGGACGTTTAGGGATGCCGAGGGACTAAGAAGGGGAGAAAACATAGCGGAGGATTTGGTGGAGATAATCCAAGGGTGTAGGATCTCACTCATCGTCTTCTCAGAAAATTACGCGGATTCGAGTTGGTGTCTCGAGGAGCTGGTGCAGATCATGGAGTGTAGAAAAACACAAAGGCAACGGGTTTTCCCAATATTCTATCATGTCGATCCTTCACATGTCAGAAACCAGACCGGTATCTTTGCTCATGCGTTTGAGAGACATGAAGCCACAGTACATCAAGGTAGAGATAAGATAGCAAGGTGGAGAGCTGCTCTTAGAGGAGCGGCGAATTTGGCTGGCTTCGATATTGCTGCTAGGTAAtactcttcttttttcctttttttttatattatatatatatatatatatttcttttttcctttttattttattttatatatatattttacttcCTATTTTTTCAGTTTGATCCTTCTTttctgttggagaggaaagatcccacattggaaaagtgacaaataaaatataacttataagtgggtggatctcacccaattgtaccgaggccttttgtgattaaaaaacccaacacctaacgggtggttaagttgggacagtatcggtacaatggtgggccacaagccacgcttgtcgctgtctAACATTTTCTCCTTTAAACTTTAGTCAATGTGGTGATTTCTTTATACTTCTTAGTTCTGCTTCTGAATCTAATTGACAGGCATGAAGCAGAGTTTACAGTAGAAGTTTCCTAGCAGATGTTAGGGAAACAGCAAAGGACTCAAGGGGTAAGATTGCACTGCAAGAAAGACTTCTTTCTGATGTCTTAAAACCAACCAAGATAAGGGTGGGTGATGTTTCCAAAGGCATCAATGTGATCAGAGAACGACTTAGAAGCAAAAAGGTACTTGTTATCGTTGACAATGTCGATCGTCTGGAACAATTGAATGCATTGGCAATTAGCCGTGATTCCTTTGGTCTGGGAAGTATAATTATTATAACAACAAGAGATCGACATTTGTTACAACAAGTGAGAGCGGATAAAATACATCTGACACAAGaaatgaatgaagaagaagctcTTGAGCTCTTCAGTTGGCATGCCTTTCAAAATTATTCTCCTAAGGAAGACTATATCGAACTCTCAAGAAGAGTGGTTACTTACTGTGGAGGTTTACCGCTGGCTCTTGAAGTTTTAGGGTCTTTCCTCTTTGGAAGGAGCATAGGAGATTGGAATAGCACACTGAAGAAATTGGAAAAATTTCCTGATGACAAAATTCAGTCAAAGCTCCGAATAAGCTTTGATGCACTTGAGGAGTGGCAGAGGCACATATTCCTCCACATATGTCGTTTCTTCATTGGAATGGACAAAAACCATGTCATAAAAATACTGGAAGGCTGTGGTCTTGCTGCAGGTGTAGCCATTAGTGTCCTCTCTGAACGCTGCCTCGTAACTGTTAATGAAAAAGACAAGGTAATGATGCATGATTTGCTTCGAGACATGGGCAGAGAAATTGTTCGTCAAGAATCCCCGAACCACCCTGAAAGACGTAGTAGATTGTGGCGTGAGGAAGATGTAATAGATGTTTTGAGATATGAATCTGTAAGTACTCCCAGCCCAATCAAGACAAGCATAGGCATCCTATTCCTAATTCTAATAGTACTGCTTCATTAATTTCATATTCTAGTGTCCGTAATCCACTCATTTCATTGTGGTAGTAACAAAGTTAAAATGCATTCATGACTCCGCCGCACGCCTGTGGATAAATCATATTCTCACATGCGAATAATCCTTCATTTTATTAATTGAGTGCCTTCTGTTAACAGGGAACTGAAGAGACTGAAGGACTCGCTCTAAATTTGCAAAGATC contains these protein-coding regions:
- the LOC112179134 gene encoding disease resistance protein RUN1-like → MKASSSSSSLPSGPPSSWPPESRECTYDVFLSFRGEDTRRTFTDHLYAALVRAGVRTFRDAEGLRRGENIAEDLVEIIQGCRISLIVFSENYADSSWCLEELVQIMECRKTQRQRVFPIFYHVDPSHVRNQTGIFAHAFERHEATVHQGRDKIARWRAALRGAANLAGFDIAARHEAEFTVEVS